GATCATGTCGGGGGTCGGCGGGCTATTGGAAGCCCATAGCCCTATactgggggtgggggtggttGAATGGTATTAAGGGGGGGGGAACGTAttaattaaggggggggggatggCAGCCCTTTATCCCCCCCCCTCATTCtattccctccccccccccccttaatttTCACAGCTCCTgttctccattctttttttgGCTGTTAATAATAGCCCATACATTTGcaacatcccccccccccccccatttaatataggacccccccccccccaccaaaaaaaaaccccaatattaattaattaataatcaatctaaaaataaaaacaacccaaatactcctattttattttgcaatgtgGAAGGTTTGGgcccctcctcttcctcctcttcttcctcctcttccctagCAAAATGGGTTAGAAAAGGGGGATTTGTGGGGGCCGGGGggcggggatatgggggggggggggggggtatttTTGTCCTTgctgtgtggggtttttttgcaatgcatttcCTGCGTCCCGTCCTCGCAGCGCGGTGCATGGAAGGCTCCGAGCTGCATTTATTGCACCTCCAATCCATGCAATGCATTTCCTGCACTGCATCCTTGCAGCGCGGTGCATTGAGGGCTCAGAGCTGCATTTATTGCACCCCAATCCGTGCGGTGCATTTCCTGCAGCCCCAATCCATGGGGTGCGGTGCATTGAGGGCTCCGAGCTGCATTTGTTGCACCTAATCCATGCGGTGCATTTCCTGCACTGTATCCTTGCAGCGCGGTGCATTGAAGGCTCAGAGCTGCATTTCCTGCACCCCCTAATCCATGTGGTGCATTTCCTGCACTACATCCTTGCAACGCAGTGCAGGGAGGGCTCTGAGTTGCATTTCCTGCACCCAATCCATGCGGTGCATTTCCTGCACTGCATCCTTGCAGCGCGGTGCATTGAAGGCTCAGAGCTGCATTTCCTGCACCCCAATCCATGCTGTGCATTTCCTGCACTGTATCCTTGCAGCGCGGTGCATGGAGGGCTCCGAGCTGCATTTGTTGCGCTGCATCCCTTTGCCGTGCAGTTGCTGTGCCCCGTCcttgcagtgcagtgcattGAGGACTCCGAGCTGCATTTCCTGCACCCAGTccgtgcagtgcagtgcagttcGCGTTTGCATTTCCTGCAGTGCATCCTTGCAGTGAGGTTCAGTGAAGTCTCAAAGCTGCATTTCCTGCACCCAGTccgtgcagtgcagtgcagctcATGTTTGCATTTCCTGCGCTGCATCCGTGCAGTTCAGTGCATTGAGGTCTCAGAGCTGCGTTTCCTGCACCCAGTCCATGCAGTGCAGCGCAGCACGTTTGCATTTCCTGCACTGCATCCGTGCATTTCAGTGCATTGAAGGCTCAGAGCTGCATCCCCTGCACTGCATCCTTGCCGTGCAGTGTATTGAGTGCCCAAAGCTGCATTTCCTGCATCCCATCCATGCgttgcagtgcagtgcagctcACAGTTGCATTTCCTGCACCCCAGCAGTGCggtgcagtgcagcacagcttAGATGTGCGTTTCCTGCACCTCATTTGTGCAGTGCATTGAGGGCTCTGAGCTGCATTTCCTGCACCCCGTCCTTGCAGAGCAGGTGCAGCATGGGTGCAGTGTGGGGTCAGCCCCGCTTTTCCTGCACCCTGTCCTTGCAGCGTGGGTGCATTGCAGGTCAGATCTGCACCTGCTGCCCTCTGTCCTTGCAGCGCTGGGTCAGATCTGCATTTCCTGCACACTGTCCTTGCAGTGTTGGGTCAGAGCTGCATCTCCTGCATGCTGTCCTTGCAGTGCAGCTCAGGTTTGCATCTCCTGCACCCCATCCTTGCAGCGTGGGGTCAGGTTTGCATCTCCTGCGCCATGTCCATGcagtgcagctcagctctgcatctCCTGCAACGCTGTCCATGCGGTGCTGGCTCAGATTGGCATCTCCTGCACCCCATCCTTGCAACGCGGGTGCATCGCAGGTCACATCTGCATCTCCTGCACCCCATCCTTGCAATGCAAGTCAAAtctgcatctcctgcagtgCCGTCCATGCAGCGCTGGCTCAGATCTGCATCTCCTGCACCCGGTCCTTGCAATGCAGGTCAGATCTGCATCTCCTGCACCCGGTCCTTGCANTCAGATCTGCATCTCCTGCACCCGGTCCTTGCAATGCAGGTCAGATCTGCATCTCCTGCACCCGGTCCTTGCAGCGTGGGCGCACcgcagctcagctctgcatctCCTGCAACACCGTCCTTGCAATGCGGGTCAGATCTGCGTCTCCTGCACCCTGTCCTTGCCGCAATGCGGGTGCAGCAGGAAAGGCTCAGCTCTGGGAGCTCCCGGCGCATGCAGGGCGCTGTTGTCCATCCAGGACGCAGGGCAATGCGGCGCCGGCCGCTCGCGGTGCTCCCCGCTTCCATCTCCCCGCATCCCGACGCCGCCGACGCCAACACCGCCGCCGCTGGTTGCACCGGAGCCGGCTGCGACGTCTTCGTCTACTTGTATGATCTCGATGGTGCGGGCGGCCGTGACGGTGGCGCGGCGTTGGTGCCTCTTGCGTAGCTTGTAGAAGGCGATGAGCATGGCGGCTGCCAACAAGGTGACGGCCACGAAGCAGCCGATGATGATCTTGGTGGTCCTCATCACCTCGTCCAGGCTGgtgtgaggaggaggagcggcGTCGCGGTGGTCGGTGTTGGGGGACGGAGCCGTGGGGCCGCGGCGGGTGCCGCGCACCAGGACGGTGGTGGTGGCCGTGTAGGCCGGTCTGTAGGCCGTGGGTGCCGTCGGTGGGGCCGATTTGGCCGCTTTGGGGGCTGCCACGTCGTCCGGAGCCGCTTCGGTGGTCTCGACGGTGACGGTGGTGAAGAAGCTGTAGGCCGAAGCGTCCAACTCGGCGGCGCTGACGTTGAGGTAGGCCGAAGCGTTGGAGCTGCCGGCCGCGTTGGCGGCCATGCAGGTGTAGAGCCCGGTGTCGGCCGTTAAGACGTGGGAGAAGTTGAGGGTGCCGTCGTGGAGGACGGATAAACGCGGCCGGGCCGACGCGTGGCTCAGCACCTCCCCATCCGGTAACAACCAACGTACGGCCGCCATGGCGCCCGTCCGGCACCTCAGAGCCGCCCCGCGGCCTTCGGAGATGTTGAGGTCGGTGGGTGCGTCGGCCAAGAACGGAGCCGAGCAACGTAACGAGGCTCGTTCCACCTCCAAAAGGAAACGGCCCCGCATGGCCGGCGGCGCGTGGCAGCGGCCGCAGCACGACGAGTTGCTGGGGATGGATTCCCTTAACCAGGCCGCCAACCAGAGAGCGTCGCAACCGCAGGCCCAGGGGTTGTGATGGAGGTGGGGCTCCACCAAGAAGCGCAACGGGGCGAACAGGTCGTGGGGGAGGGAGGTGAGGTTGTTGTGGGCCAGGTTGAGCTCCACCAGCGCCGTCAGCTCGTCGAAGGCGTTGCGTTCGATCAGGCTGATCTGGGAGCTCATGATCCAGAGCTTGCGAAGGGCGCGAAGACCCCGAAACGCGCCGGGATGGAGGCGGGGGAAGTGATTCCCCGATAGCTCTAATTCTTCCAAGCCGATCAACGGGGTCAAATTGGGCACCTGGCGCATGTTGCACATGCCCAAGTTGAGATACTTGAGGTTGTCCAGTCCTTCGAAGGCCCCGTCCGAGATGTACTCCAACTTCTTGAGCTCGCCCAGGTCCAAGCGCAGCAGGGACGGCACCCGGTTGAAGGCGTAGGACGGGATGCTCTCGATGGGGTTGTTGCGCAGCCACAGCTCGCGCAGCTTGGACAGGTACTCGAAGGCTCCGCTGGGGACCACGGTCAACCAGTTGTCGAACAGCTCCAGGGTGTTGAGGTTGGCCAGGCCGCTGAACGCCCCCACCTCCACTTGGCGGATGGAGTTGCggcccagctgcagcacctccaggcGGTGCAGGTGGCGGAAGGTGTCGGCCTGCACCAGGGCGATGTTGTTCTCCATCAGGTTGAGGTATCGGGTGTTGGGGGGGACCCCGGGGGGGGCGCGGGAGAGGCCTCGCCTGGTACAAACCACTTTGCCCAATTGGCCGCTGCAGGAGCAGGCGGACGGGCAGGGGGGGGAcgatgaagaggaggaggaggatgaggaggatgaggatgatggATGAGGATGANNNNNNNNNNNNNNNNNNNNNNNNNNNNNNNNNNNNNNNNNNNNNNNNNNNNNNNNNNNNNNNNNNNNNNNNNNNNNNNNNNNNNNNNNNNNNNNNNNNNNNNNNNNNNNNNNNNNNNNNNNNNNNNNNNNNNNNNNNNNNNNNNNNNNNNNNNNNNNNNNNNNNNNNNNNNNNNNNNNNNNNNNNNNNNNNNNNNNNNNNNNNNNNNNNNNNNNNNNNNNNNNNNNNNNNNNNNNNNNNNNNNNNNNNNNNNNNNNNNNNNNNNNNNNNNNNNNNNNNNNNNNNNNNNNNNNNNNNNNNNNNNNNNNNNNNNNNNNNNNNNNNNNNNNNNNNNNNNNNNNNNNNNNNNNNNNNNNNNNNNNNNNNNNNNNNNNNNNNNNNNNNNNNNNNNNNNNNNNNNNNNNNNNNNNNNNNNNNNNNNNNNNNNNNNNNNNNNNNNNNNNNNNNNNNNNNNNNNNNNNNNNNNNNNNNNNNNNNNNNNNNNNNNNNNNNNNNNNNNNNNNNNNNNNNNNNNNNNNNNNNNNNNNNNNNNNNNNNNNNNNNNNNNNNNNNNNNNNNNNNNNNNNNNNNNNNNNNNNNNNNNNNNNNNNNNNNNNNNNNNNNNNNNNNNNNNNNNNNNNNNNNNNNNNNNNNNNNNNNNNNNNNNNNNNNNNNNNNNNNNNNNNNNNNNNNNNNNNNNNNNNNNNNNNNNNNNNNNNNNNNNNNNNNNNNNNNNNNNNNNNNNNNNN
The genomic region above belongs to Coturnix japonica isolate 7356 unplaced genomic scaffold, Coturnix japonica 2.1 chrUnrandom772, whole genome shotgun sequence and contains:
- the LRRC4 gene encoding leucine-rich repeat-containing protein 4, which translates into the protein PHPSSSSSSSSSSSSSSPPCPSACSCSGQLGKVVCTRRGLSRAPPGVPPNTRYLNLMENNIALVQADTFRHLHRLEVLQLGRNSIRQVEVGAFSGLANLNTLELFDNWLTVVPSGAFEYLSKLRELWLRNNPIESIPSYAFNRVPSLLRLDLGELKKLEYISDGAFEGLDNLKYLNLGMCNMRQVPNLTPLIGLEELELSGNHFPRLHPGAFRGLRALRKLWIMSSQISLIERNAFDELTALVELNLAHNNLTSLPHDLFAPLRFLVEPHLHHNPWACGCDALWLAAWLRESIPSNSSCCGRCHAPPAMRGRFLLEVERASLRCSAPFLADAPTDLNISEGRGAALRCRTGAMAAVRWLLPDGEVLSHASARPRLSVLHDGTLNFSHVLTADTGLYTCMAANAAGSSNASAYLNVSAAELDASAYSFFTTVTVETTEAAPDDVAAPKAAKSAPPTAPTAYRPAYTATTTVLVRGTRRGPTAPSPNTDHRDAAPPPHTSLDEVMRTTKIIIGCFVAVTLLAAAMLIAFYKLRKRHQRRATVTAARTIEIIQVDEDVAAGSGATSGGGVGVGGVGMRGDGSGEHRERPAPHCPASWMDNSALHAPGAPRAEPFLLHPHCGKDRVQETQI